In the Octadecabacter sp. SW4 genome, one interval contains:
- a CDS encoding lysine--tRNA ligase: MSDLREAGMKSKAWPFEEARKLLKRYEKAPPEKGYVLFETGYGPSGLPHIGTFGEVSRTTMIRRAFEVISDIPTRLICFSDDVDGMRKVPGNVPNPEKLVQYLQLPLTKVPDPFGEFESFGHHNNAMLRRFLDTFGFEYEFISATEYYASGQFDEVLLRAAERYDDVMAVMLKSLREERRATYSIFLPIHPETGRVLYVPMKHVDAENGTVTFDDEEGREWTLPVTGGHVKLQWKPDFGARWAALDVDFEMYGKDHSTNTPIYDRICEILGGRKPEHFTYELFLDENGQKISKSSGNGVSIDEWLTYASTESLSYFMYLKPKTAKRMHFDVIPKAVDEYHQQLRAYADQDTDARVNNPVFHIHGHNVPASTMVVPFSMLLNLASVSGAESKETLWGFIGRYAPDASPETNLDLDAAAGFAVRYYNDFVKPHKVFRLAQDHERVALEDLLARLKNWDGGLDAEELQSMVFAVGKAHGFEPLRAWFSTLYEVLLGAKQGPRFGGFIALYGVDETIALIEDALAGKLAV; this comes from the coding sequence ATGTCCGATCTGCGCGAGGCTGGAATGAAATCCAAGGCATGGCCCTTTGAGGAAGCGCGCAAGCTATTGAAACGCTATGAAAAAGCGCCGCCGGAAAAGGGGTATGTGCTGTTTGAAACGGGCTATGGCCCGTCCGGCCTGCCCCATATCGGCACCTTTGGCGAGGTCAGCCGCACGACGATGATCCGCCGCGCCTTTGAGGTGATCTCGGACATTCCCACCCGTCTGATCTGTTTTTCCGACGATGTGGACGGGATGCGCAAGGTGCCCGGCAACGTGCCCAATCCCGAAAAGCTGGTGCAGTATTTGCAACTGCCGCTGACCAAAGTGCCCGACCCGTTTGGCGAGTTCGAGAGCTTTGGCCACCATAACAACGCGATGCTGCGTCGTTTCCTGGATACTTTCGGGTTTGAATACGAGTTTATCAGCGCGACCGAATACTATGCGTCCGGTCAGTTCGACGAGGTGCTGTTGCGCGCTGCAGAACGCTATGACGATGTCATGGCGGTGATGCTGAAATCCCTGCGTGAAGAACGCCGCGCGACCTATTCGATTTTCCTGCCGATCCATCCCGAAACCGGGCGGGTCTTATATGTGCCGATGAAACATGTGGATGCGGAAAACGGCACGGTCACCTTTGACGACGAAGAGGGCCGCGAGTGGACTTTGCCTGTCACGGGGGGCCACGTGAAATTGCAGTGGAAGCCGGATTTTGGCGCGCGCTGGGCCGCGCTGGACGTCGATTTCGAGATGTATGGCAAGGATCACAGCACCAACACGCCGATCTATGACCGCATTTGCGAAATTCTTGGCGGCCGCAAGCCTGAACATTTCACCTACGAGCTGTTCCTGGATGAAAATGGCCAGAAGATTTCCAAATCATCGGGCAATGGCGTGTCGATCGACGAATGGTTGACCTATGCCAGCACCGAAAGCCTCTCATATTTCATGTATCTCAAGCCCAAGACAGCCAAGCGGATGCATTTCGACGTGATCCCCAAGGCTGTGGATGAATATCATCAGCAGCTGCGCGCCTACGCGGATCAGGACACGGATGCGCGTGTGAACAACCCTGTGTTTCATATTCATGGCCACAACGTTCCTGCCTCGACGATGGTTGTGCCGTTTTCCATGTTGCTGAACCTTGCCAGCGTGTCGGGGGCCGAAAGCAAGGAAACGCTGTGGGGCTTTATCGGCCGTTATGCGCCCGATGCATCGCCCGAAACCAACCTCGATCTGGACGCCGCGGCGGGCTTTGCGGTGCGCTATTACAATGACTTTGTGAAGCCCCATAAGGTGTTCCGTCTGGCGCAGGATCACGAGCGTGTAGCACTGGAAGACCTGTTGGCGCGCCTGAAAAACTGGGATGGCGGGTTGGACGCCGAGGAGCTGCAAAGCATGGTCTTTGCGGTCGGCAAAGCGCACGGGTTCGAGCCGCTGCGTGCATGGTTCAGCACGCTTTACGAGGTGCTGCTGGGGGCCAAGCAAGGCCCGCGCTTTGGCGGCTTTATCGCGCTTTATGGGGTCGATGAAACCATCGCGCTGATCGAAGATGCGCTGGCGGGCAAGCTGGCGGTCTGA
- a CDS encoding DUF4864 domain-containing protein: MRRFFMGFVLALGLPLMAQAQGAEIEDVIGSQLEAFNARDVEAAWQYASPMIKGMFGEPGNFGMMVQQGYPMVWDNRDVRFLELREIAGVLYQKVMLRDASGGLHILDYAMIETPEGWQIDGVQILPAPDVGA, encoded by the coding sequence ATGCGGCGATTTTTCATGGGGTTCGTGCTGGCCTTGGGTCTGCCATTGATGGCTCAGGCGCAGGGCGCCGAGATCGAAGATGTCATTGGCAGCCAGCTTGAGGCCTTTAATGCGCGCGATGTCGAGGCGGCGTGGCAATACGCCAGCCCGATGATCAAGGGCATGTTCGGCGAGCCGGGCAATTTTGGCATGATGGTCCAGCAGGGCTATCCGATGGTCTGGGACAATCGCGACGTGCGGTTTCTGGAGTTGCGCGAAATCGCCGGTGTTCTTTATCAAAAGGTGATGCTGCGCGATGCCAGCGGCGGGCTGCACATTCTGGATTATGCGATGATTGAAACGCCAGAGGGCTGGCAGATTGATGGCGTTCAGATACTTCCCGCACCGGACGTGGGCGCCTGA